The genome window CTGCTTCTCACTACTTGCACCACTGTAGACTTCGGCTGCCATCGGTCACTTTTCCATCTCTGCGTAACACAGAGATGCTTGTAGGACTGGATATAAGTATTGAAGCAAGTACACAGTGTATTATCTTTGGCGGTCATGAACTTGTGAACAATCTGTAATTGCTCACTTAGATTTGGCTGTCTTTTGTCTAGTGAATAAACACCTCTAATCCCACATAACACCTCAGAAGAGCTGGCCATGTCCTATCCAGCATATTTATGCAAAATAGCTGCAGTCTCTAAGGCTCTTTAGCATGTCTGTCAGATCTTAATGACCTGCCCACACATCATTCCCTCTAATAGTGAAATCAGTGTTGCTGTGCTGGCAGAATTGGAGCCAGAGCAGGATCAccgaggggaggaaagggggaggcatcAGCAAGCTCAGGGTGAAgccaaagaaaagaaagagaaaaaggcaAAAGGGATCATCAAACCCTCCTGTTGCCCCCAACACTCCCAACAAAATAGCCCAATGAAGCTAAGTGGACAACAGGAGCCAAGGAGCGTTGAGtgtcattgggggggggagaatcaaaAACTGAGCGGGAGGGGAATCAGTTGGGTTGCTTGAGTGCCTAACCACTTATAGTATCCTTGGGGAggtcatggctggctggctggaatcctAAACAAGGTAACACCTATTAGGGGATAAGGatatattgcaacattttgttgcaggcccttcTTGTCTCCTTAATTCACAGGAAGctggtttgcaagaaacaaaaagCAAGGGTGGATAGCATCTACTAGCAgcagaaaggaaaagggggggaataCTTTTTACAAGCTATATTTCtcggcatcttggggttcccccccttttttcctttctgttgCAAGATAAAGCCAACAACTGATCTGAACGTGTTTATAGAACCACAAGATAATGCtaatttcttttcctttctctccctcAGGAATTACCAAATGTGTCAGATCTTTATTTAAATGACATGCCCCCTGTCCCAACTCTGGCAGATGTATCATGGATAGCTTCAGATGATGAAGAAACGTACGCTAGAGTCAGGTACATCCTTTCTCCTGTTCTTATCCCTACTGGCTTCTCTTTTTCCATTCTTGGTAGTCAGTTGCTGAAAATGATACACTCTTGAGATGGCTTCctatctttatttttcttttaacagGCATTTCTTAGGTGTGGAGACAGGGGTGCCATTTCAGGTTGTGGGGTTAAGATTTATAGCAAGGCTGAAAAGCCTACTCTTGGATCAATATTAGAATTGTGagttttaaaactgtattatgaGCAGGTGTTGCTTTTTCATATATCTTAGTAATGAGAAAGAGAAGTGATCCATACCTGAGgaacactcttttttttttaaaaaaaataaaaattagataTTGCAAAACAACCAAAACTATGGGGTataaaaacaggaaattaaacataTCTTGACTGTGTCCACCATTCTGTGACAAATGTGtccttttgttttctcttttgcaATCCTTATCTTTGTGTAAGTTTTTCTATTAATGCTAACTGCCAAATTTTATTGTACCACAAGATGATGGAGATGCCCTTCAAGTCCTTCCAAAGTCGAGCAACAAGAGATAAGACTGCAACTAACATAAAACTAATTAACTGCTTGCCCTTTAGGGCCAAATCTTTATGCAGAAACAAATTTAGTAGAGCTAGTTTGGGAGTTCTATATAATTTTTGATTCATCTTTTCCATTTCTGAAAACACTGAGTCCCTGAACTTAATAACTTCACTACACATCTACAACATTATAGGTGAAAGAGCCTTTCTCTGTGCAACCCCTCCAGCAGAGAGGGGAGGCACTCTTAGCAATACAGGATAATTTTACAAGGGTTAAATACCATTTTTAAACCTCATTTAACATCACTTCTTTTGTCACTGCAGATGTAGATTGATATGGAAATTTAGTCCACACTGCGTCCTCAGTTTCCACTAACTAGTCCATTTCCCACGTTTGCCTTAAGCTATCCATAGTGCCCATGTCCCTCCATGAAAGGATGGCATACAGTTGGGACACCATACTGCTATCCAAGTGTTCAATAACACCTGAGGAATACTCATGTATGGTTATAAACCTGGAGTAGGGTGCCCATGTGGAGAGAGAATGCCAATGAATAGAGTTTTATATAATGTGctgggtctgccttcaagtcgatcccaatttatggcgaccctatgaatagggatttcatggcaagtggtatgcagagggggtttaccattgccttcctctgaggctagtcctcacctgctggctagggcctgctcagcttgccacagctgcacaagccagccccttccttgtccgcaactgccagctggggggcaactgggctccttgggactatgcagcttgcccacggctgcgcaggtggcagggcacgtaacccctgagccagtccctgtgggagtgatctttagtggcccttgacacccaggagacatgagcggggatttgaacttacagactctggactcccagccaggctctcctccccactgtgctataccagctgtgtataATATGCTAGGGAGAGCAGTTGAGGTAGGAGAGAATCTTGCCTGAATAACGGAGCTATTAAGAGGCTTCAGGCAGGTACTGAAGAGCTGTTCCTGGTATCTGCAGAATGCAATAACATAAATATTGAAATAGATGAGAGGGGCAGCAGGAAAGTAAGGGGAAATAAGAGCTGATTTACACATGCATAATGATTCAGTGGTGAATTGCTTCCATTGAAAATATTGTTCTAAAGTTACAGGAAATCTCTGTAGGTGGTGTTTGCTCTAAGCTGGCTGTCTccagcatttttttaattgtcaTTTGTCTTAGAACGATGACCATGTCTTTATGGACTTGGAATGGTTATTAGAGATCGTGTTGTTTAAGAAAAGGGACATATGTTACATCATGATATTCAGGTGGGTTTGGAATGATGGACCCTTGAGACACaaatggggagagagaaaagaaattaaCAGGCAGCTGAAAATGAGATCCTGTAGCAATGAGAGAAGTGGCAGCGGCAGCTAGCAAGCATGGTATAATGTAATAAACGTGGCCTACTTTTTTTCACTGGGATCAGTTTCACTGGAATTTCTGGGTTCTTGACTTGTAGGACGGACGCTCGTCCACTAAAGCATAAGTGGAAACCCACCCCGCTCTTTGTCATTCAGCGGAATGCCTCCGTCCCGAATTTGAGAAAGCAAGAAGAAAAGTTGTTGGCTTTGAAGAAACCAGGTTTACCTGCTTTGAGTCGGACAACAGAACTCCAAGAAGAGCTGAGTCACCTGCGGAGTCAGATTGCTAAGATTGTAGCTGCAGAGTCAGGTAAGAACCCAGCATCCAAGTACACTGAGGAAGTCTCTCAAAATCTAATGCAAGGAATTAAATTAAAGCCTGCAGGGGTaggtacagcagatgagcaaataacttgaaaattatatttctgcTTTCGCGAGCAGAGGTTGTAGAGAAGAAGTTGGGAGAAAAATCCAGAGGAAGGAGGGGTTGCTCCACCTCCTCTGCCAGCCCATTTTGTTTCCATGCTGACTGTGGAGGAGGGGCTTCTCTCTGTCCAGCATGGAAATGCAACCTGCTAGTCTCTTAGCAGGCTAGTAAATTTTTTTTGCAAGGtagtaacttttgtgggcttaAGCTGGGCTACAGTAACAAAGTGGCCCTGTGCAGACATAATTCTTAACTGTGGCTAGCACCAGCTATACTTTGTTACCCCGTTAAGATCTCCAATGTGCactgaaaccatggtttaactGACCAAGTGAAGACTTGCTCTGCAGGGCATATGCAACCTGATTGTCCCTTGCAAGCAAAGAAGTTGGAGAAATTGGAGAAACTGTCTTTTTtgcttttactactactactactactactactattattattattattattattatcctgcccttcctcccaaaggaacccataCACAAAACCATTTTAACATaatgttaaacaaaacaaaaataagcaAAACCATTTAACCAAAAGAGGAACTATGTTTTGCTTAGTGCAAATGTAACAGTTAATTGTGGTTTGTAGCCATCAAGAGTTAGGTATTCAGACATAATGCTGAATTGTAGTAATGTCTGAATTTGACATGTGTTTTGAAAGACGAAAGTGCAAGACAGTGAGAGGGGACTGGGGCTCCATGGTTAGAATAGCTAATGTGTCAAACAATTACAGTTTAAAGTTTAGTAGGCAGGTTTTAAAAGAACTCTGATAACATAGTACAGCCTGAAAGGTGGGTAATTCTTGGGGTTTTTGCTGATATTAGATGTGTTTCTGAGGTCTTCACTTGGATAGCTCTTGAAATTAGAAACAGTGCATTTTTTCTACATTGCATAGCTTTGGAATTTctccaaaacaataaaaaagggtCCTATCTACTATgctaatttaattttatattttccaAAATCAGTAGCTCATTTctgcagggttttttccccctaaagCAGACTTTTGTGGAATAGGTGATAGCTTGTATTGGTCTCTGCCAGTGAATATAAATATACATGATGACAGCAGTTTATGAATGTTTTTTTAGTGGACAGTAAAATCTGGAAGTCATCACTtgtataaaaatattatttaagaaACTACAATATCAGTAACAATTACAGTTCATCAGATTGCACTGATGAAAAAGGTTTGAGACACACACGTACATTCAATACCCTTGTGTGTTGATCAGTTCCCTAAAACAGTGATAAGCAGAAGGGGGCCTTTCTTAGGACTTGTTTGGACATACTGCTGAACCATAACTTAGCATTTTTTGCATCAGCTGTGGCAAGCCACATCCAGCTCTTTTGCATGCCAAGAGGAAGAGGCTGAAAATGTCCTC of Rhineura floridana isolate rRhiFlo1 chromosome 15, rRhiFlo1.hap2, whole genome shotgun sequence contains these proteins:
- the MTFR1L gene encoding mitochondrial fission regulator 1-like isoform X2, producing the protein MEADSTIPIWQNKPYGSSRSFVRRIGTNLPLKPCPRACFQELPNVSDLYLNDMPPVPTLADVSWIASDDEETYARVRTDARPLKHKWKPTPLFVIQRNASVPNLRKQEEKLLALKKPGLPALSRTTELQEELSHLRSQIAKIVAAESVILQRRRQN
- the MTFR1L gene encoding mitochondrial fission regulator 1-like isoform X3: MEADSTIPIWQNKPYGSSRSFVRRIGTNLPLKPCPRACFQELPNVSDLYLNDMPPVPTLADVSWIASDDEETYARVRTDARPLKHKWKPTPLFVIQRNASVPNLRKQEEKLLALKKPGLPALSRTTELQEELSHLRSQIAKIVAAESGTELY